Proteins encoded within one genomic window of Oncorhynchus mykiss isolate Arlee chromosome 27, USDA_OmykA_1.1, whole genome shotgun sequence:
- the ca4b gene encoding carbonic anhydrase 4b — MNLLISFFFATIVNIQGADWCYQSQVTCGGNCTGPDGWATVAGTCDGRAQSPINIVTRRTLPDGRLTPFTFTGYQEAFHGFITNNGHTVQVDLPATAKVQGGDLAVPYKAVQLHLHWGKDGGPGSEHTIDGERYPMELHIVNIKEEYNSLAEALKDTAGVGVLGFFYEESRSSNKKYDAIVNALNTIKHPSSNTTLSEVSLDMLIPSRSKMTSYFRYNGSLTTPACVESVVWTMFENTISLSRQQLAAFSQLQFADGKPMVGTYRPVQLLNGRQVYRSGSQVVLVSTLLLITSVISAIGLPLPN, encoded by the exons ATGAATTTACTTATTTCATTTTTCTTTGCCACCATTGTGAATATTCAAGGGGCAG ATTGGTGCTACCAGTCCCAGGTTACATGCGGTGGCAACTGCACAg GACCTGATGGTTGGGCAACGGTTGCTGGGACATGTGACGGAAGAGCCCAGTCTCCAATTAACATTGTGACGAGAAGAACCCTACCAGACGGACGCCTTACACCATTCACATTCACTGGGTACCAAGAGGCCTTCCACGGTTTCATCACAAACAATGGTCACACTG TTCAAGTGGACCTGCCTGCCACAGCGAAGGTTCAGGGTGGAGATCTGGCGGTGCCATACAAGGCAGTACAGCTCCACCTGCACTGGGGCAAGGATGGAGGCCCTGGATCAGAGCACACTATTGATGGAGAACGATATCCCATGGAG CTGCATATTGTTAATATAAAAGAGGAATACAACTCTTTGGCTGAAGCTCTGAAAGACACTGCAGGGGTTGGAGTTCTTGGATTCTTTTATGAG GAATCAAGAAGCTCCAACAAAAAATATGACGCCATTGTAAATGCTCTGAACACTATCAAACATCCCA GCTCAAACACTACCCTTAGTGAAGTGTCCCTGGACATGCTCATCCCCTCTCGGAGTAAGATGACCAGCTACTTCCGCTACAATGGCTCTCTCACCACACCCGCCTGTGTAGAATCTGTCGTCTGGACAATGTTTGAAAATACCATTTCTCTCAGCAGGCAACAG CTTGCTGCATTTTCTCAGCTTCAGTTTGCTGATGGAAAGCCTATGGTGGGAACCTATCGCCCAGTCCAGCTATTGAATGGTCGCCAGGTGTATCGCTCTGGAAGTCAAGTTGTCTTAGTCAGCACTCTGCTACTCATCACCTCTGTGATATCAGCCATTGGACTCCCACTGCCCAACTAA